From the genome of Pelobacter propionicus DSM 2379, one region includes:
- a CDS encoding methyltransferase domain-containing protein yields the protein MNRVDDRTRIGRGFHRQAGEYDRHAVVQKRVVTNLTRLVQSHCDAAPGSALDIGCGTGAMLSALAGLYPTARLCGLDLAFNMALRSAQRLGPAAMLVNGDAESLPFGSACFDLVVSASTLQWVQRLDSCFRECQRVLAPGGLLCAAFFGGKTLWELQESYREALADRFSRDDCRGGRLQRFRSATDVRQALEGLGFDQVMVATEIEMEYHPDVPALLRSIKGIGATTPARTGTGGGLGWRGLLTAMADTYRSRFQRDGMIPATYEVMYIVARKSDDIP from the coding sequence TTGAACAGGGTAGATGACAGAACGAGGATCGGCAGGGGATTCCACCGCCAGGCCGGCGAGTATGACCGACATGCGGTGGTGCAGAAGCGGGTGGTGACCAACCTGACTCGTCTGGTGCAGTCGCACTGCGACGCGGCGCCGGGAAGCGCGCTGGATATCGGCTGCGGCACCGGGGCCATGCTCTCCGCACTCGCCGGGCTCTATCCCACTGCCCGGCTCTGCGGTCTCGACCTGGCCTTCAACATGGCGCTGCGCTCGGCCCAGCGTCTCGGCCCCGCTGCCATGCTGGTCAATGGCGATGCCGAATCCCTCCCCTTCGGGAGCGCATGCTTCGATCTGGTGGTCTCCGCCTCCACGCTGCAGTGGGTTCAGCGGCTTGACAGTTGCTTCCGGGAATGTCAGCGTGTGCTGGCGCCGGGCGGACTGCTCTGCGCGGCCTTCTTCGGAGGGAAAACATTGTGGGAGCTGCAGGAGAGCTACCGGGAGGCCCTGGCGGATCGCTTTTCCCGCGACGACTGCCGTGGAGGGCGCTTGCAGCGCTTCCGCAGTGCCACGGATGTGCGTCAGGCCCTGGAGGGGCTGGGTTTCGACCAGGTGATGGTGGCGACCGAGATCGAGATGGAGTATCATCCCGATGTCCCCGCTCTCTTGCGCTCCATCAAGGGGATCGGCGCAACCACTCCCGCACGCACAGGTACCGGTGGCGGGCTGGGATGGCGGGGGTTGTTGACCGCCATGGCCGATACCTACCGTTCCCGTTTCCAGAGGGACGGCATGATCCCGGCCACCTATGAGGTGATGTACATCGTCGCCCGCAAGAGCGACGATATCCCCTGA
- a CDS encoding mannose-1-phosphate guanylyltransferase gives MYIVILAGGSGTRFWPLSRTSRPKQLISICGDRTMLQRTVERVLPLKPKRIMIVTNVLQAEETRHQVSGYHGVPIDVVAEPVARNTAPAIGLAATIIAAHDPRGVMVVLPADHFIRDEDALRTTLVAAGHTARNGYLVTLGIVPSRPETGYGYIEADTELRGQGPFPVRRFVEKPPLEDALRYLDEGSYFWNSGMFIWRCDTILEEIATHMPDLSSLLTEISFTGDVWELSDLQSQIGELFPRAASISIDYGIMERSDRVQVLPVEMGWSDVGSWSALPEVIEPDGDGTVSVNTAGHIAIDSRDCLIYGDGRLVATVGVSNLIVVSTPDALLVCHRERAQEVKKVVAELSARGMETLL, from the coding sequence TCTCCATCTGCGGAGACCGGACCATGCTCCAGCGCACCGTGGAGCGGGTCCTGCCGCTCAAGCCGAAGCGGATCATGATCGTCACCAACGTGCTCCAGGCCGAGGAGACCAGGCATCAGGTCTCTGGCTACCACGGCGTTCCCATCGACGTGGTGGCCGAACCGGTTGCCCGCAACACCGCACCGGCCATAGGACTGGCCGCCACCATCATCGCCGCCCATGATCCGAGGGGAGTGATGGTGGTGCTGCCGGCCGACCACTTCATCAGGGATGAGGATGCCCTGCGGACTACACTCGTTGCCGCCGGCCACACGGCCAGGAACGGCTATCTGGTGACCCTGGGAATCGTGCCCTCCCGCCCTGAGACCGGCTACGGCTACATCGAGGCCGACACTGAGCTGCGCGGCCAGGGACCCTTTCCGGTGCGGCGCTTCGTGGAAAAGCCGCCCCTGGAGGACGCCCTGCGCTACCTGGATGAGGGCAGCTATTTCTGGAACAGCGGCATGTTCATCTGGCGCTGCGACACGATCCTGGAGGAGATCGCCACGCATATGCCCGACCTCTCCTCCCTGCTTACGGAGATCAGCTTCACTGGCGACGTGTGGGAACTGTCCGACCTGCAGAGCCAGATCGGGGAGCTCTTCCCCAGGGCCGCCAGCATCTCCATCGATTACGGCATCATGGAGCGCTCGGACCGGGTGCAGGTTCTACCGGTGGAGATGGGCTGGAGCGACGTGGGGAGTTGGAGCGCCCTGCCTGAGGTGATCGAACCGGATGGGGACGGCACGGTCAGCGTCAACACCGCCGGACACATCGCCATCGACTCCAGGGATTGCCTGATCTACGGCGACGGTCGTTTGGTCGCCACCGTCGGGGTCAGCAACCTGATCGTCGTCTCCACCCCCGATGCCTTGCTGGTCTGCCACCGGGAGCGGGCCCAGGAGGTGAAGAAGGTGGTGGCGGAACTCTCCGCCAGGGGGATGGAGACGCTCCTGTAG
- the nikR gene encoding nickel-responsive transcriptional regulator NikR gives MGETIRFGISIDDKLLESFDQLIEHKGYANRSEALRDLIRASLIDVKWENGEEEMVGTVTLVFNHHVRDLSDKLTEHQHAYHHQIISALHVHLDAHNCLEVLVVRGKAREIKKIADELIGVKGVKHGKLVMTATGHDLH, from the coding sequence ATGGGCGAGACCATTCGCTTCGGAATTTCCATTGACGATAAACTACTGGAAAGCTTTGACCAACTGATTGAGCACAAGGGGTATGCCAACCGCTCAGAGGCGCTGCGGGATCTTATCCGAGCCTCGCTGATCGATGTGAAGTGGGAAAACGGGGAGGAGGAGATGGTCGGCACCGTGACCCTGGTGTTCAACCACCACGTGCGCGACCTGTCCGACAAGCTGACCGAGCACCAGCACGCCTATCACCACCAGATCATCTCGGCGCTGCATGTGCATCTGGATGCCCACAACTGCCTGGAAGTGTTGGTGGTGCGGGGAAAGGCGCGGGAGATCAAGAAGATCGCCGACGAGCTGATCGGCGTCAAGGGGGTCAAGCATGGCAAGCTGGTCATGACCGCCACCGGCCATGACCTGCACTGA
- the bioF gene encoding 8-amino-7-oxononanoate synthase — protein MGRTVQDELEQIRAKGLFRSTRLIQGRQSARVTMEGRQLLLLCSNNYLGLAEHPALIAASMAAAEQFGSSSGASRLVSGSMEPHEALETAVAAFKRTESALAFNSGYAANTGIIQALVGRGDVIFCDRLNHASIIDGALLSGARLVRYPHNDAVALAGLMEKQRGTGRCLIVSDGVFSMDGDLAPLAELAELRRRHDALLMVDDAHGCGVLGEQGRGSAELLGVLSHIDIHVGTFGKALGSFGAYAALSRELRDLLVNRARSFIFSTSLPPAVLAVSTAALELVQAAEGDELRKRLRDNTSLFRGLLRDAGFFLGEGNTQIVPILTGGAEETMDFSRQLLEEGMFVQGIRPPTVPAGACRLRCTVMATHSPQDLTWAAERITHIGRRLGVV, from the coding sequence ATGGGTCGTACAGTACAGGATGAGTTGGAGCAGATCCGCGCTAAGGGGCTGTTCCGCTCCACGCGCCTGATCCAGGGACGGCAGTCTGCGCGGGTGACCATGGAGGGGCGCCAGCTGCTCTTGCTCTGCTCCAACAACTATCTGGGATTGGCCGAGCACCCGGCCCTCATCGCGGCCTCCATGGCAGCCGCCGAACAGTTCGGCAGTTCCAGCGGCGCCTCGCGCCTGGTTTCCGGCAGCATGGAGCCGCACGAGGCCCTGGAAACGGCGGTGGCGGCATTCAAGCGCACCGAGAGCGCCCTGGCCTTCAACAGCGGCTATGCCGCCAACACCGGTATCATCCAGGCCCTGGTGGGCAGGGGGGACGTGATCTTCTGCGACCGCCTCAACCATGCCAGCATCATCGACGGCGCCCTGCTCTCCGGCGCCCGGTTGGTGCGCTATCCCCACAACGATGCCGTTGCCCTGGCCGGGCTGATGGAAAAGCAGCGCGGCACGGGGCGCTGCCTGATCGTCAGCGACGGCGTCTTCAGCATGGACGGCGACCTGGCGCCGCTGGCGGAGCTTGCGGAACTCCGTCGGCGCCACGATGCCTTGCTGATGGTGGACGATGCCCACGGCTGCGGCGTGCTGGGCGAACAGGGGAGGGGAAGCGCTGAACTGCTGGGGGTTCTCTCCCATATCGATATCCACGTGGGGACCTTCGGCAAGGCGTTGGGGAGCTTTGGCGCCTATGCCGCCCTCTCCCGGGAACTGCGCGATCTCCTTGTCAACCGCGCCCGCAGCTTCATCTTCTCCACCTCCCTGCCGCCGGCGGTGCTGGCGGTTTCCACGGCAGCCCTGGAACTGGTTCAGGCGGCCGAGGGGGACGAACTGAGGAAGCGGCTCCGCGACAACACATCCCTGTTCCGGGGGCTGCTGCGGGATGCCGGTTTTTTCCTGGGGGAGGGAAACACCCAGATCGTGCCGATCCTCACCGGCGGCGCCGAAGAGACCATGGACTTCTCCCGGCAACTGCTGGAGGAGGGAATGTTCGTCCAGGGGATACGCCCCCCCACCGTGCCTGCCGGCGCCTGCCGGTTGCGCTGCACGGTCATGGCAACCCATTCGCCCCAGGACCTGACCTGGGCCGCGGAACGGATCACCCATATCGGCAGGCGTCTGGGAGTGGTTTGA
- a CDS encoding alpha/beta fold hydrolase produces the protein MPWLRLGSGRRLWYEDQGEGIPLVLLHGWCMSSQVWRFQLETLQRDFRLIAPDLAGHGRSDLSPDGFTLSALCADLDELFRHLDLRSALLAGWSLGAQLALQAWGTLRERLSGLVLVSGTPRFIADDDFPHALEARELRGMQARMRRNPLITLRDFVSRMFAEAERDVCFPDGRIQRMLASIPLPEGEVALQGLRLLGETDLRSLLPAVDLPTLIMGGDRDAICLPLASDYMARRIPECRQVVFAGCGHAPFLTRCTEFNDAITRFSRRIFEQGR, from the coding sequence ATGCCTTGGCTCAGGCTCGGGAGCGGACGGCGCCTCTGGTACGAGGATCAGGGGGAGGGGATTCCGCTGGTGCTGCTGCACGGCTGGTGCATGTCGTCGCAGGTGTGGCGCTTCCAGCTGGAGACCCTTCAGCGTGATTTTCGCCTGATCGCGCCCGACCTGGCCGGCCATGGGCGATCCGACCTCTCCCCCGACGGCTTCACTCTTTCCGCCCTGTGCGCTGATCTGGATGAGCTGTTCCGACATCTGGATCTCAGGAGCGCGCTCCTGGCGGGGTGGTCCCTGGGGGCGCAGCTGGCCCTGCAGGCCTGGGGAACGCTGCGGGAGCGCTTGTCCGGGCTGGTGCTGGTTTCCGGTACCCCCCGTTTCATTGCGGACGACGACTTCCCCCATGCCCTGGAGGCCAGGGAACTGCGCGGCATGCAGGCCAGGATGCGCCGCAACCCCTTAATCACGCTGCGGGATTTTGTCTCGCGCATGTTCGCCGAGGCCGAGCGCGATGTCTGCTTCCCTGACGGACGTATCCAGCGAATGCTGGCTTCGATCCCGCTGCCGGAGGGGGAGGTGGCGCTGCAGGGGCTCAGGCTTCTCGGGGAGACCGACCTGCGCTCCCTGCTCCCGGCCGTGGATCTGCCGACACTGATCATGGGCGGGGACCGGGACGCCATCTGCCTGCCCCTGGCTTCAGACTACATGGCGCGCAGGATTCCGGAATGCCGGCAGGTCGTTTTCGCCGGCTGCGGACATGCGCCCTTCTTGACCCGCTGCACTGAATTCAACGATGCAATCACGCGTTTCAGCAGGAGGATTTTTGAACAGGGTAGATGA